Within Topomyia yanbarensis strain Yona2022 chromosome 2, ASM3024719v1, whole genome shotgun sequence, the genomic segment CAATTTTAGACAGGTCCTAATTATACCGTCAGTTGGAAGGTGCTTCTCTTGTGTTATTTATACAGTAGACTGCTAGAGCGAGCGGAGTTTAGCACTGGTGTCAAGGCTATCGTTCGGGTCGAAACTTGGTGACGGAAACTGCGAACGTGTCTGATATCGTATAGCCGTCGTGTTTACCCTTGAGTAGGGCGAATATCATGGCATTGGCTGGGAATTCAACTTACAAGTCCTCAAAGACAGGCTTACCAGGTGAATACCTCTCTATCTAAAATAAATTGGCCGCGGAAGGTGTTTGCACCACGCCTGCTATGGGAAAGAAGCTGAAAATGAAGCTACATACACAGGGAGGTATCGTCGAGTATCTTCGTCGGGCGGAAACGTATCTGAAAAGCAGTGAGAATTTGGACGAGGATCAAATCAAGTTCCGGTTAGAGAAACTGGAAGTCAAATGGAACGAATTTGAGGAAGTGCAGTCGGAGATCGAAAGCTGCGAGGAATTCGAGAGTAATGCTAAAGATCATCGGCGAATACGTGCTCAATTCGAGGCTACAACACAAGACTCTAGCGACTCTCTTGATCCTGCCAGCGCACATACAAATGTGCGACTGCCGCAAATAAATTTGCCTGAATTTTACGGCAATTAGGAAAAATCGCTTCCGTTTCATGATACATTCAGAGCCCTGATAGATTCTTCCCCACAATTGAGTaacattcaaaaatttcacTACTTACGGGCTTATCTCAGGGGGATGCACTTAGATTGGTCGATTCCTTTCCGATGAGTGATGCGAATTATAGGATTGCTTGGGATGGCTTGATCTCGCGATACTCCAACCGTTATCTTTTAAAAAACGTCATTTGAATGCGACGTTCGAGTACCCGAAAATGAAGAAGGCTTCCGCGGCGGCAATACACGATTTGTTTGATTGTTTTGAGCGGAATACATTGTTTTGAGCGGAATGACTTGTTTTGAGCGGAATTTTAGATCAGTTAGGAGATGTAACGAGCGGTTGGGGATCCATGCTGACGCACTTGATGGTCTCAAAGCTTTACGACAGCATGCAGGTATACACGATTTAATTGATTGTTTTGGCGGCAATACACCATTTAATTGATTGTTTGATTGTTCAACAATTTACCGGTTGACGAGAAGCTACACTTAACGAATTCAAAACGGCTGTGCAATATTTGTTTGGGACGGAATCATCTGGTGCGAGATTGCCCTTCCAAGTATCGATGTCGGACCTGTTCCAAGAAACACCACACTCTTCTTCATCCTAGATTTCCTGGATTCGGCTCAGCTACAACTTCGACAGCGAATCTAGCCAACAGCGCACCTGTCCTGCCAACTTCCTATATTTCAACGAATTCTGGTGGGTCATTGTCTAATTCGGTAGCGGCTATCTCTTCAAATATGGCGGTCGCACGTATTTTTGCTAACGGTGATGTTGACAATTAAAGACAATTGGGGAAGGAGTCAATACGCACGGGCGTTGCTGGATTCTGGATCACAGGCCAAGTTGATGTCGGAATGGCTCTGTCAGCTTCTAAAAATACCAAGACGCGACAAAAGAGTGGAGATAATCAGAATAGGACAATTTCGGCGGCAAGTAGCTTACGAAATTTCGGCAAACATCGTTTCAAGAATTCCAGATTTCTCTTTGTCGATGGATTTTTTGGTTTTGGGACAGGTTACAGATAACCAGCCATCTACATCTCTTCCATTAGCTAACTGGAAATCACCACAGGGAATAGATCTGGCTGATCCCGAATTCTACGTTTCTGGTGCTATCGACCTAGTGCTAGGTTCACAGATTTTCTATGATTTCCATCTGGTTGATGGTGGCCGGCTACAAATCCATAAGATCGATAAAGAATTGCCAGCATTCGTTAATACTGTGTTTGGTTGGGTGGCTGCAGGCGAAACGAACCTTTGTGAAGACTCCGGGAAGGTAAGCTGTCACTTGGCTTTGGCGGATCCTCTAGATAAGGCAATTGAGAAGTTTTGGATTATCGAAGAGCTTCAAGAAAAACCGTTGCGCTCACAGGAAGAAATGGAAATCGGGACGTTACGTGGCACAATATACAAAGCAAGTGGGTTTTAATGAGATGGTTGGCAAATCGAAGGGCACGGCTTTGCGACGATTCGAACAAATCGAAAGACGGCTTGAAAAGGATGCCAGTTTACGCAAACACTACGATGACTTCATGCAGGAATATATCGACTTGGGGCACATGAAAATTGTTGGAAGCGCAGACGAGGTTCCTGAGGCCGTTGGAACGGTTTGCTATCTTCCACATCTTCAAAGAATCCAGCACAACGACGAAGGTACGGGTTGTGTTCGATAGATCCGCCATGACATCTACGAACCATTCTCTGAATGATGCCGTTCTAACCGGACCGGTGATCCAGGACGAACTCTTCGACCTCATACTTCGATTCCGGAAGTACGCTGTGTTATTGGTCGCTAATGTGGAGAAAATTTACCGACACATCCGCATACACCCGGAAGATACTTCTCTACAGCGGATTTTATGGCGCTTTAATCCATCATCCTGTTAAAATctacaaacttcagactgttACCTATGGGTTGGCACCCTCATCTTTTCTCGCAACCCGAGTGCTAAAGCAGATCACGATGGATTTTGGAGGTGTATACGAAACCGGCAGGCGCGAGCTGTTTCGGAAGATTTCTACATGGATGATTTTCTTTCCGGGGCAGACTCTACTGAGCAGGCTTTAAAGCTGCGTGATGAAGTTCAATCACTGATGTCAGAAGGCGGCTTTCAATTGAGGAAGTGGAAGCACTGAAGGATTTACCATCAGAGGTACTAGACGAAGCAGCCATGCTTCATTTTGAGTCGGATTAGAAGGTAAAGAGTCTAGGAGTTGCATGGAAGCCAGTACCAGATGAGTTCTGCATCGACGTACAACCAGTAGATCATGGTGGGCATTGGACTAAACGGAAAATCTTTTCAGCAATCGCGAAACTTTATGATCCTTTGAGGCTAGTGTCTTCTGTTGTCTCTGTTGTATCTGGGACGATCCAGTTCCGCAGGATAACGTGTCACAATGGTCGGATTTCTACACGCAACTTTAACTATTGCAAGGATTTAAGGTGCCCCGTTTCATATTTCTACCAGATATGCGAACAATCCAGTTTCACGTTTTCTGCGATGCATCAGAAGTCGGATACGGTGCATGCATCTATGCTCGATCTACCGGCAAGGAAGGGCAAGTCAGAGTGGAGTTATTCGCGTCGAAATCTCGCGTAGCACCACTGAAACgactatcgttaccacggctgGAGCTGTATGCTGCACTGTTGGGGGCTAAGCTTTACTCTAAGGTTTCTGCAGCGCTGAGGATGGAGGAAAATCCTTGCTGGTTCTGGTCGGACTCAATGGTTACCTTGCATTGGATACGCGCGTCGCCCAACACATGTCAAACATTCGTCGGTATTCGCGCGTCTGAGATTCAGTTGCTTACGCACGGCCACAGATGGAATCATGTCAAAGGATCCGAGAATCCCGCTGATCACATCTCACGTGTTATTTAACCTGATGAATTCATACACAACAATAATTGGCGGTGTGGTCCTTCATAGTTTCTAAACGAAAATCACTGGCCTCGAAATTCCACGCTGGATGCGCTACATGAAAGCATACTGGAGCGGAGAAAGACGGTAGCAGTGGCGCAAAATGCTCTAGCACCAGACCCGATATTCGAGCGATTCTCGTCCTTTTGGTACCTGGTTCACGTCACCGCATACATGTTCCGTTTTGTCCACCGCTGTCGTACGAAATCTTACAAGCACCATACGTTCCTTTCCACAAAAGAATTGCACAAAGCTAAAGAAGCGTTGGCCAAAGGAGTTCCACAGAACGAGTTTGCCCAGGAGTTAAAAGATTTGAAACTGAGCAAAACCGTATCACACCAGTCGACATTAAAGCTGCTGCGGCCGTTTCTTGACGAAAATGGAGTCATTCGTCTCTGGGGTCGGATTCAACATTCCAATGAGAACTACCATACCAATTATCCCATAGCCTTACCAAGCAAGCACCCACTATCTCGCCTCATCGCAGTTCATTTTCACACCCAGAATTTTCACGCTGGTCCTCGCATGACGTTGTATGCTATTCGTCAAGAGTTTTGGCCTGTAAGGGGAAGAGATCTGGTAAATGTCGTTTGTCATAACTGTTTCTGTCACCACCCTGTACCCGCAACTCCACCTCAAGGTCAACTGCCTAAGGCTCAAACAGTCTCCAGCTCTCCGTTTGCTACTTCGGATGTAGACTATTGCGGCCCGGTATACCTTAAACCCACCCACCGGCGTGCAGCCTCACGTAAAGTATTCATAGCCGTATTTGTTTGCTTCGTCACAAAAGCAGTCCATCTTGAACTTGTGTGCGACCTATCAACAGATACCTTCATAGCA encodes:
- the LOC131680077 gene encoding uncharacterized protein LOC131680077, with protein sequence MVGKSKGTALRRFEQIERRLEKDASLRKHYDDFMQEYIDLGHMKIVGSADEVPEAVGTVCYLPHLQRIQHNDEELHKAKEALAKGVPQNEFAQELKDLKLSKTVSHQSTLKLLRPFLDENGVIRLWGRIQHSNENYHTNYPIALPSKHPLSRLIAVHFHTQNFHAGPRMTLYAIRQEFWPVRGRDLVNVVCHNCFCHHPVPATPPQGQLPKAQTVSSSPFATSDVDYCGPVYLKPTHRRAASRKVFIAVFVCFVTKAVHLELVCDLSTDTFIAAFRRFIARREMPDEIYSDNGKKFQGAKNKISEMYDMINNQRNKEIITDECSHRGIVWRFIPPKAPNFGGLWEAAVKTAKSSLLKTIGGTQLSFEDFAIVLTQIEENMNSRPLTPLSEDPTELDVLTPGHFHI